AAGAGTAGCAACTAGTGGGCAGGAGCAAGCAAGTATACCGGGGCTGTAGCTTTTATTTTCACATGCTTTTGCAAGCTTCTTTCCAAAAGTTCCTTCTTTGTTTTCATATTTCAGAAACTCGTCATTGACAACCAGCATGCAAGTATCATGATCATTTGCATAGTATTGTTCAGCACACTCCTGAAATCCTTCATTTGCAGTGGTAAAGACGGAGCTATCTGCATAACTATAGTGTGGGTTCAACACATATGCGGCCATGTGCAGTGGAGAATCTAGCCTTCCATTCATCTTCTTTTCAACAATGCCCATAGTATCTTTGTAGTTCCTCTCCAAGTTGTTAAATGCCTCCTTCATCTCCCTCTTTGCATTCACCAACTCTCCATACAACCAAGCCATCGATGGCTTAATATCCCCATCAACCAAACGAAGTACTCTCACCAATGGCTCAAACACCTTTATGCATAGGAGCACACCTTTCCAAAAGTTTGCATCCATCACCGTTGCCGTTGCATCCTTGCCTTTCTTTGTTTTCACATTTTTCATATCTTCCCAAGCTCTTTCAACCACCATATACCTtaaagcatctttcttctccaacaAACTTTGCAATGTGAGAAAAGCGGAAGCAAATCTAGTCACCCCCGGCCTTATGATATCTCTCCTTTTTGTAGCAACCCTCATCAATGCCAAAGTCTTGTGATGCGCATAGATGAAGATGGTGAGGTTCTTTGCTTGATCAATTATTGTTTTGAATCTCTTGAGGCTGCCAATTCCTTGGAGCATTAAGTTGATAGTGTGAGTTGCACAAGAGCTCCAAAAGATCTTCGGCCTCTTCTCAAGCAACATTTTCTTGGCTCCCATGTTATTGGAAGCATTGTCCGTCACCACTTGC
The sequence above is a segment of the Triticum dicoccoides isolate Atlit2015 ecotype Zavitan unplaced genomic scaffold, WEW_v2.0 scaffold120839, whole genome shotgun sequence genome. Coding sequences within it:
- the LOC119343245 gene encoding uncharacterized protein LOC119343245 produces the protein MNEALFKERRGQCSPYVARWVYSHGIPFNALDNDEFCQMCEAIGKFGPGYEPPTQYELREKLLSDEYARTKSLLDEREKEKIKLGCTIMTDAWTDMKRRSIMNLCMHCSGGTSFLKSKKTSDVSHTSEVIFQLVDSAIEEVGAEHVMQVVTDNASNNMGAKKMLLEKRPKIFWSSCATHTINLMLQGIGSLKRFKTIIDQAKNLTIFIYAHHKTLALMRVATKRRDIIRPGVTRFASAFLTLQSLLEKKDALRYMVVERAWEDMKNVKTKKGKDATATVMDANFWKGVLLCIKVFEPLVRVLRLVDGDIKPSMAWLYGELVNAKREMKEAFNNLERNYKDTMGIVEKKMNGRLDSPLHMAAYVLNPHYSYADSSVFTTANEGFQECAEQYYANDHDTCMLVVNDEFLKYENKEGTFGKKLAKACENKSYSPGILACSCPL